In the genome of Channa argus isolate prfri chromosome 8, Channa argus male v1.0, whole genome shotgun sequence, the window CAGAGATTTAGTGCTTCATCTAATCACAGTGGATGCAGACCCTGAGAGCTTAAAGTAAATGTTATTGGGTTGCTTTTGATCACCATCATTCATCTTTACAGTTTTGCATACTAATTCATGATAGTTGCTCGCCCAGTAGACCCTGTGTGTAGGATTCCAATCTTTAGGGAGACACTGTTACGACAACATCCTTACTCCAGTGAAACAATAAAGCTATTTTTGGATTATTTCCCGAACACGATTAATGGCTGACCGGTTTGCTTGCTGCCTGGTTTGACACATGGGAAACAAGAGGTTGTGGTCTGATCACTGACactttttgaaatatgtttgaCCAAGTAATCAATATCAACAGCGGCGTTGACCTTACGTGAGCAAAGACGGGACTGCGTAAGCTCATGTCAAAGAAAAAGGATAGTCAGCTAGAATCTGGCAATGTGCTTTTATGAGACAACAGGAGGCGCTGTGAGCTCCGGCACAGTGCTTCACTTCCGCGATAATGACGTAATGAGAATGTAGGATCCACTGGCGCCGGACAAAGTCTTGCTATCCATGATTCCAGGTATGTATAACACCTTTTGAGATATTTGTAGGCAAAGCTGAGCCGATGGTCTGCATATTAACGTTGAAGTACACATGTGGTCACatatcatgtttgtttttattgaaaacaaaagtgaaagtacCGGTAGTTTCATTGTAGTAGTCTCGGTCAGGCGTCAAAACGTTGCGAATCCGGTTGAGTTTCAGCTGACAGCGAGCACACGATGCCACGGGTGTGAATAAAGTCCAGCATTTGATTTGGCTTGTTTAGGGTTGTTGATTGAATTATTAATGCGATAATTCACTTGTAACCTTATAGGTGAATCATTAGCTTCATGCTAACCAAAGCTTTAAGCTAATTCAGTCTACTATTCAAGGTAAAAAGCTCATAAACGTGAAACCTTTTATCAAATAATCacttaaacattatttaaacagGATATATTATTAGGAttggaatattaaaaaaacagatcaatACACAGTTTATAAAGACGGTTATACATtacttacacacatttttatttcaaccaAACAGCCATCACCGATATACACTGCAACAGTAATTAAATCATAAATagatacaatttaaaaaaataataaaaataaatattagcaaaaacattttaaaatgtcccaGAATATttattgtctctgtgtttggcaGCTTATTCCGGTAGTAAAGTACAAAGAACTGGAAACCAGTCTTCCTCAGTTCAGAGCTAGTATGAAGAACTTTTGAGGCCTGTCTCTCCTGTCTAAGGCATAAGAATGATGAGCTATGAAATTAATTATGGAAGTGAAATATTTAGAATGTTTAGGTATCTATGAAGACAGAGCTCTGCTGATGTCTTCTAGATGTCATTGGTGACCATCCAAACTTATCATATAACCCATAATAATGACAGTGGTGTtgtaacagcagcagaaacataAGGGATATCTTCATAATCTAGTGTAGACAGTATGTTACTCACGtctgtgtatactgtatgtgtgtttatggtcaGGGTTATGGGGCCAGATAGTGCCCCAGGTCCAGCTGTACCCTGGCAGAAGGTGCTGTGGGAGCACCAGCCGTTCCCCGATAACTATGTGGACGAACGGTTCCTGGAGGAATTGCGTAGAAATGTGGGAATTCGGCAGTACCAGTACTGGGCTGTAGTGAAAGAAGCAGGGTTTGTGGGACAGCAGCTGTCCTGTGTGGCCATTTTCATCACCCTCTGGCTTTACATGGAGCAGGTAATATCTGTGTGCTACATGCTTTGCCTTTTCTGAAtacaatactgtacatgaaatgcataattagttttcttttctgcttacTCCGCAGGGTCTTCTGCCCCCTGAGTTGCTGTTATTAACCAGTCTCGTCTGCGCCCTGCTGGGTTATGGACTGCATCAAGCTTTAAAGTCTCAGGTTGAATCAAGCTGTGAGCCCCGGACCTATATGGCTGATTTACAGAGTGCTTCCATTTTTCTGTCCTTCACATTTGGCTTCTCACCAGTTCTAAAGACACTGACGGAGTCTGTGAGTACGGACACAGTGTACGCCATGTCCGCTGTGATGCTGCTGGCCCACCTGGTGGCATTCCCTTATGCCCAGCCCTCGCCTCCGGGCAGCCTCTCCTTAAATGCAGCCCTGTTTGCCTCTGTGTGTTTAGCCTCGAGGTTGCCTGGGGCTCTGCACACCTTCACCATGCTCAGCTGTGCCCTCCTGGTGTTTGCTCTGTGGCCCTGCCTTCTAAAAAGGTTAAGAGCGAATGCCCCTAGACAATTTACTggggtgtgtgtgggagtgtgtctGGGAGGGGTCGGTGGTCTGGGGTCCCAGTCACCTGCTGGTGCTGTGCTTTTGGCCCTAGCCCTAGGAGGTGTTACATTACTCTGTCCCTTACTACTAGTCAGGCTTCAGAGGCACAAGGACAACATCCATGGGCCCTGGGATGAGGCAGAGATTCATGAGGACATCAGCCGCTTCCTTCAGTAGTAAAACAGAGCAGTGCCTCTGACCAAACGGACATTTAATAGCTGAGCCAAATTAGGGACCTtctatgatttattttaatcacaaccTGAAGTGTTAAGTTGGTGGTGTAAACAAATGCTaactattttatcatttttccacctctgttTTAAGCAGCCGTGACAAATTGTTACTCTTTAcgaacatttttaatgtaaaaaaaaaataaaaaatactgtgttGTATGGAAGGGATCAGCTAATGTACTATGATGACTtacacttactggccacttttttaggtacac includes:
- the pigc gene encoding phosphatidylinositol N-acetylglucosaminyltransferase subunit C, yielding MGPDSAPGPAVPWQKVLWEHQPFPDNYVDERFLEELRRNVGIRQYQYWAVVKEAGFVGQQLSCVAIFITLWLYMEQGLLPPELLLLTSLVCALLGYGLHQALKSQVESSCEPRTYMADLQSASIFLSFTFGFSPVLKTLTESVSTDTVYAMSAVMLLAHLVAFPYAQPSPPGSLSLNAALFASVCLASRLPGALHTFTMLSCALLVFALWPCLLKRLRANAPRQFTGVCVGVCLGGVGGLGSQSPAGAVLLALALGGVTLLCPLLLVRLQRHKDNIHGPWDEAEIHEDISRFLQ